The following proteins are encoded in a genomic region of Mycoplasma sp. NEAQ87857:
- a CDS encoding ECF transporter S component: MNKINKIIQKAKLSDFSIFPKWSIRKMVFVAILIAISVAFTTVSSQIIPWVNISSYKFAFIGLPVKITGFIFGPLIGFLVGFISDLISLLFVPPVGYSPIYSLATAINGLVSGIFGMYFMQFINNAFSVTFRINNINLKIHKLASKLRIAESKEDTKAEVKYAQKIITLNNKKTFISENGSDRLLANIYLINGVLFISIVISFIFIYVGYLTKDEWISNGIVKNRWALVALMTAGMGAMIIFIVVARFKMSLKKYKIFVPIIVFSSFLELINIPLLSIGDLYTLGNGDLSNIYTWISQHILISPIKIWFNVFVIYYSYLVVAKLINKNANLSY; this comes from the coding sequence ATGAATAAAATAAATAAAATTATCCAAAAAGCGAAATTGAGTGATTTTAGCATTTTTCCTAAATGAAGCATTAGAAAAATGGTTTTTGTTGCAATTTTAATTGCAATTTCAGTAGCTTTCACTACTGTTTCATCACAAATTATCCCTTGGGTTAATATTTCGTCATATAAATTTGCTTTTATTGGATTACCAGTAAAAATTACCGGGTTTATTTTTGGTCCTTTAATTGGATTTTTGGTTGGATTTATAAGTGATTTAATTTCACTTTTATTCGTTCCACCAGTAGGTTATAGTCCAATTTATTCTTTAGCAACTGCAATAAATGGTTTAGTTTCAGGTATTTTTGGAATGTATTTTATGCAGTTTATTAATAATGCTTTTTCTGTCACATTTAGAATTAATAATATTAATTTAAAAATTCATAAATTAGCCTCAAAATTAAGAATCGCTGAAAGCAAAGAAGATACAAAAGCAGAAGTTAAATACGCTCAAAAAATAATTACATTAAATAATAAAAAAACTTTTATTAGTGAAAATGGTTCAGATAGATTATTAGCTAATATTTATTTAATTAATGGTGTTTTATTTATTTCAATTGTTATTAGCTTTATTTTCATTTATGTTGGTTATTTAACTAAAGATGAATGAATTAGCAATGGAATTGTAAAAAATAGATGAGCTTTAGTAGCATTAATGACTGCTGGTATGGGTGCTATGATTATATTTATTGTGGTAGCTAGATTTAAAATGTCATTAAAAAAATACAAAATTTTTGTTCCAATTATTGTTTTTTCATCATTTTTAGAATTAATTAATATTCCTTTATTATCTATTGGAGATTTATATACTTTAGGAAATGGTGATTTATCAAACATATATACTTGAATTTCACAACATATTTTAATTAGTCCAATTAAAATATGATTTAATGTTTTTGTTATTTATTACTCATATTTAGTAGTAGCAAAATTAATCAATAAAAATGCGAATTTATCATATTAA
- a CDS encoding MAG1360 family OppF-related protein: MQEYKNRILSISNLFIEQESEGKKVFMSVPSIHLYKNDKTALFINENNKFLNFDTFWANLMYNKNLSLVFFENSDNVNKTKIILDKDTIFNKITSLKFKDIIQNENNDLPIYEIYQFCLDKRFDKKKRNEAKFLVNNFEPLLKNTFFNLLTTHGQVIMDVNKNFIKGVKLLINEIKNNKNSVNYNWLMDLFQRLIEIVEVYQEDLFKSYIDFYLDIDKNHSNLLETYETTTSYVQKKLIFDSELKLKYMNAINSSSLQKIANDLKIRDYKIEIKFYKEHLNKIKTKTTELLNYFISKTQKEINILKIKKVNIYNPSHTIEIYKDIFTKKKVLHLLKKNYHKLMYLGQEELLHLNRELTNKIKIFINNNIFFNKNKAKELKHLKWIINSEFQFNISEFVGISHKQYLKYINIINGLKQKIKELKHKKFKQLPNYQSQVLASEFQQKIKHANAELAWNKKSELRLFNKIAKSKELKLSRINTNLSNTQKEIHNLKKFLNKIIERLPEKNEVYQSQAFIMLQRYYDFFTNTLWMSDFVYTVSDFCSIRTKKKSKFIQGYVTILNFIEVLNTISLPLGSYLKPYNELQFVDKTKLKLFKDILNKIKIIFVVDDKHELNKEVRLAFLKILFKLSEKHHFDLVFITTHLGIVKKYFNKVHFFDNYSQLEGGRTQAVLKRAVNPWVKKLIDGNKIPNVDTQDTRLFIYDDIFYINDNHYIYSSLKQYQKWTSLNVEKYEAQNIYFEDLVNPITTQTTELEVFTSVFEGKEILLTLNSTEDDNNTNESDSVLLDELKHQPNQENIDFDKEEIY, translated from the coding sequence ATGCAAGAATATAAAAATAGAATTTTATCAATTAGCAATCTTTTTATTGAACAAGAATCTGAAGGTAAAAAAGTTTTTATGTCTGTTCCTTCAATTCACTTATACAAGAATGATAAAACAGCATTATTCATTAATGAAAATAATAAATTTTTAAATTTTGATACTTTTTGAGCTAATTTAATGTACAACAAAAACTTGTCATTAGTTTTCTTTGAAAACTCTGATAATGTTAATAAAACTAAAATTATTTTAGATAAGGATACTATTTTTAATAAAATTACCAGTTTAAAATTTAAAGATATTATCCAAAACGAAAATAATGATTTACCTATTTATGAGATTTATCAATTTTGCTTAGATAAACGATTTGATAAGAAAAAAAGAAATGAAGCTAAATTTTTAGTTAATAATTTTGAACCATTATTAAAAAATACTTTTTTTAATTTATTAACTACTCATGGTCAAGTGATTATGGATGTTAATAAAAACTTTATTAAAGGTGTGAAATTATTAATTAATGAAATTAAAAATAATAAAAATAGTGTTAATTATAATTGATTAATGGACCTATTTCAAAGATTAATTGAAATAGTAGAAGTTTATCAAGAAGATTTATTTAAATCATATATTGATTTTTATCTTGATATAGATAAAAATCACTCTAATTTATTAGAAACTTATGAAACTACTACAAGCTATGTTCAAAAGAAATTAATTTTTGACAGTGAATTAAAGCTTAAATATATGAACGCAATTAATTCAAGTTCATTACAAAAAATAGCTAATGATTTAAAAATTAGAGATTACAAAATTGAAATTAAATTTTATAAAGAGCATTTAAATAAAATTAAAACTAAAACCACAGAATTATTAAATTATTTCATTTCTAAAACACAAAAAGAAATTAATATTTTAAAAATTAAAAAAGTAAATATTTACAATCCTAGTCATACTATTGAAATATATAAAGATATTTTTACCAAGAAAAAAGTGCTGCATTTATTAAAGAAAAATTATCATAAATTAATGTATTTAGGTCAAGAAGAATTACTTCATTTAAATAGAGAATTGACCAATAAAATTAAAATATTTATTAATAACAATATTTTCTTTAATAAAAACAAAGCTAAAGAATTAAAACATTTAAAGTGAATTATTAATAGTGAATTTCAATTTAATATATCTGAATTTGTTGGTATTTCGCATAAACAATATCTTAAATATATTAATATTATTAATGGCTTAAAACAAAAAATTAAAGAATTAAAACATAAAAAATTTAAGCAATTACCTAATTATCAATCACAAGTTCTAGCAAGTGAATTTCAACAAAAAATTAAACACGCTAATGCTGAATTAGCTTGAAATAAAAAATCTGAATTAAGATTATTTAATAAAATAGCTAAATCTAAAGAACTGAAATTAAGTAGAATTAATACTAATTTATCAAACACTCAAAAAGAAATTCATAATTTAAAGAAATTTTTAAATAAAATTATTGAAAGATTACCTGAAAAAAATGAAGTATATCAATCTCAAGCGTTTATTATGCTTCAAAGGTATTATGATTTCTTTACAAATACTTTATGAATGAGTGATTTTGTTTATACAGTATCTGATTTTTGTTCAATTAGAACAAAAAAGAAATCTAAGTTTATTCAAGGTTATGTAACTATATTGAATTTTATTGAAGTTTTAAACACTATTTCTTTACCTTTAGGTAGTTATCTAAAACCATACAACGAATTACAATTTGTTGATAAAACTAAGTTAAAATTATTTAAAGATATTTTAAATAAAATAAAAATTATTTTTGTGGTAGATGATAAGCATGAATTAAATAAAGAAGTGCGATTAGCTTTTTTAAAAATATTATTTAAACTAAGTGAAAAGCATCATTTTGATTTAGTTTTTATTACTACTCATTTAGGAATAGTTAAAAAATACTTTAATAAAGTACACTTTTTTGATAATTATTCACAATTAGAAGGTGGAAGAACTCAAGCAGTATTAAAAAGAGCAGTAAATCCTTGGGTTAAAAAATTAATTGATGGTAATAAAATACCTAATGTTGATACTCAAGATACAAGATTATTTATTTATGATGATATTTTTTATATCAATGATAATCATTACATTTATTCATCATTAAAACAATACCAAAAATGAACTAGTTTAAATGTTGAAAAATATGAAGCTCAAAATATTTATTTTGAAGATTTAGTCAATCCTATTACTACCCAAACCACTGAATTAGAAGTATTTACAAGTGTTTTTGAAGGTAAAGAAATTTTATTAACACTAAATTCTACTGAAGATGATAATAACACTAATGAAAGCGATAGTGTGCTTTTAGATGAATTAAAACATCAACCCAATCAAGAAAATATTGATTTTGACAAAGAAGAAATTTATTAA